GGCTCTGGTGGGCGAAAGCGATCCCAAGGACATTCCCGCTGGCTTTACCGAAAAAGAAAGCTTTGCCCTGCGCCCCGCATGGCAGCGCCTGCTTGTGGTGGCTGCTGGCCCTGCGGCCAATATCATTCTGGCATGGCTGCTGTGCTGGGCTCTGGCCCTTGGCTGGGGTACGCCCATTCTGCTGCCGCAGGTTGGCGGCGTGGTGCAGAACGGCCCGGCTGACAAGGCGGGCATACAGCCCGGCGACACCATTGTGAGCATCAACGGCCTTGCCGTTAACAACTGGCAGGCCATGGCCGACACCATTGCCCAGAGCAACGGCAAAACGCTTGAAGTGACCCTTTCGCGGCCCGACATGGCCCCGCAGGCGAATAAAGAAGCGCTGGCCGATGAAACGGTCAAAATGGAACAGGCCGAGACCGCTCAGACGCAACAGGGCATGATCATCAGCGTGGAACTGACGCCCGAGCGCTCTACCCGCAAGACCATTTTTGGTGAAGAAGAAAGCGCATGGCTCATCGGCATACGCAACTCTGGTGCGGTACGCCTTGAACGCCACAGCTTTGCTGGCGCTGCCGTTGCCGGTGCAGGACAGACCGCCGACATGGTTTCGCTAACCTGGCAAAGCTTTGTGAAGCTGGCCGAGCGAGTTGTGCCACTGGATCAGGTGGGCGGGCCCATCATGATCATGCAGATGGTCGGCAAACAGGCCCACGAGGGTCTTGCAGGCCTGCTGGCCCTGGCCGCGCTGATCAGCATCAACCTTGGCATCCTGAATCTTTTGCCCATACCCGTGCTTGACGGCGGACAAATTGTTTTTTGCCTGTGGGAAATCATTTTTCGCCGCCCGCCCAATCCGCGCTTTCAGGAATACGCCATGCGCGTGGGCATTGCCCTCCTTGTGGCGCTCATGCTGCTGGCAACCTACAATGACTTGTGGCGTATTCTCAAAAATACCGGATGGTTCGGGAGCGGTTCATAATGCAGGCTGGCACCGGGCTGGAGCTGATTCTTAACGCCGCCGAGGGCGCGTTGCAGATCGTTGTGACCGAAGACGAGCGGCTGCTCTGCGTGCAGGAATGGCACAAGGCCGACCGGGCTACGGAAATTCTGGCTCCGGCGCTGGCCGAAATATGCACAACACTTGGCATAGCGCCCGCCGCCTTTCGCCGCATAGCCTGCGTGCGCGGGCCGGGGTCGTTTACCGGCATACGGCTGGTGCTCACCACTGCCGCTGCCCTGCGCCGCGTGGGTCAGGCCCGCCTTGCGGGCCTGGACTACATGCAGGCCCTGGCCACCAGCGCCGTGCTGCAGCACAACCTGTTTTACGGCACCCCCGTGTGGGTGCTCACACATGCCCGCCGTAATCTTGTGCATTGCCAGCCTTTTATGTCGTATGGCCCGCAAATTCCGGCCCAGCCGGGTAAGGCCGTAGACCTGTGCTCGCCGCAGGAGGCCCTGCGCCGCATGCAGGCCACCGTGCACGCTCCCCTGCCCGAAGGCACAGACCCGCACCGGTGCATCCATGTTTGCGGCAGCGGTCTGACCCGCAATGCCGACGTGTTTGGTGAACTGACGGGTATGCGCATGATTGTGGCTCCCGAGCAGGCAGAGATGATCGCCATGCCGCGTCTGGTCAGCCCGGATACGGCCTCGCTGTGTCTGCTGGCCCGCCACGGTGACTATTTTGACGCCGATATAGAGCCACTGTACGTGCGCCCCTGTGACGCCGTTGAAAACCTGCCCCAGCTGGCCCCCCGCATGGGCATGAGCGGTGAACA
The window above is part of the Desulfovibrio sp. genome. Proteins encoded here:
- the rseP gene encoding RIP metalloprotease RseP, producing the protein MLTTVIAVVVVLGGLIFFHELGHFAVARWLGMGVSTFSLGFGPKILKYRKGKTEYALSLVPLGGYVALVGESDPKDIPAGFTEKESFALRPAWQRLLVVAAGPAANIILAWLLCWALALGWGTPILLPQVGGVVQNGPADKAGIQPGDTIVSINGLAVNNWQAMADTIAQSNGKTLEVTLSRPDMAPQANKEALADETVKMEQAETAQTQQGMIISVELTPERSTRKTIFGEEESAWLIGIRNSGAVRLERHSFAGAAVAGAGQTADMVSLTWQSFVKLAERVVPLDQVGGPIMIMQMVGKQAHEGLAGLLALAALISINLGILNLLPIPVLDGGQIVFCLWEIIFRRPPNPRFQEYAMRVGIALLVALMLLATYNDLWRILKNTGWFGSGS
- the tsaB gene encoding tRNA (adenosine(37)-N6)-threonylcarbamoyltransferase complex dimerization subunit type 1 TsaB, translated to MQAGTGLELILNAAEGALQIVVTEDERLLCVQEWHKADRATEILAPALAEICTTLGIAPAAFRRIACVRGPGSFTGIRLVLTTAAALRRVGQARLAGLDYMQALATSAVLQHNLFYGTPVWVLTHARRNLVHCQPFMSYGPQIPAQPGKAVDLCSPQEALRRMQATVHAPLPEGTDPHRCIHVCGSGLTRNADVFGELTGMRMIVAPEQAEMIAMPRLVSPDTASLCLLARHGDYFDADIEPLYVRPCDAVENLPQLAPRMGMSGEHALAALDSMLERAPQSEI